One genomic segment of Spiroplasma endosymbiont of Poecilobothrus nobilitatus includes these proteins:
- a CDS encoding TrkH family potassium uptake protein — protein sequence MVFFQLYFKNIFKRKNDNKQQRNNDPTAPLTRHRHWLPFSKISGRLFLVYILIVLLGGLLLSIPGFVHGGERMILDGKGKILNPSVTFAWNYLIGLFTAASSFSDTGITISNPAADYSFWGQLVILILIQTGGFGIATFKIMIFVWLGRRISIKDKMLVQGERGSSNFGHTMDLIKNSFIFLIILECFGAILLFCNFYFSPLSVEGKFMIDNVTYHNFWRSLWSGVFHSISSINNAGFDIIGNSSLMPYNTNYFIQFVFLFQFIIGGLGFPTFYDLKRKFVAWRRKEHVKFTLFTKINLITYIGLSIIGVFSVWLIEFTNINIIHPETGQHMESILRNSKSNWNGFMNIFFNTMSTRNAGYSTVEMSNFLPGSRIVMSIMMFIGSAPSSTAGGIRTTTLAVIIITIWSIIRNNNSVNAFKRKIPNETVKRALGVTVISGGLIAIAIICISVENPHLDVLNTFFTICSAFGTTGLSTLNFTELYNIGILSTLILILLMFIGQLGVSSTLLVSIRGSGEKEYSYVEKNILIG from the coding sequence ATGGTTTTTTTTCAATTATATTTCAAAAATATTTTTAAAAGAAAAAATGATAATAAACAACAACGTAATAATGATCCAACTGCACCATTAACACGACATCGTCATTGGTTACCCTTCTCAAAAATATCGGGAAGATTATTTTTAGTTTATATTTTAATTGTTCTTTTAGGTGGACTACTGTTATCAATTCCAGGTTTTGTTCATGGCGGAGAACGGATGATTCTTGATGGAAAAGGTAAAATTTTAAACCCTTCAGTTACTTTTGCGTGAAATTATTTAATTGGTTTATTTACTGCCGCTAGTTCTTTTTCTGATACTGGGATTACAATTAGTAATCCAGCAGCGGATTATAGTTTTTGAGGACAGTTGGTAATTTTAATTTTAATTCAAACAGGTGGTTTTGGAATTGCCACTTTTAAAATTATGATTTTTGTATGATTAGGGCGCCGAATTTCAATTAAAGATAAAATGCTAGTGCAAGGTGAACGAGGAAGTAGTAACTTTGGGCATACAATGGATTTAATTAAAAATAGTTTTATTTTTTTAATTATTTTGGAATGTTTTGGGGCAATTTTATTATTTTGTAATTTTTATTTTTCACCGTTATCAGTAGAAGGAAAATTCATGATTGATAATGTTACTTATCATAATTTTTGACGAAGTTTATGAAGTGGTGTTTTCCACTCAATTTCATCAATAAATAATGCTGGGTTTGATATTATTGGTAATTCATCATTAATGCCTTATAATACTAATTATTTTATTCAATTTGTGTTTTTATTCCAATTTATTATTGGTGGTTTAGGTTTTCCAACTTTTTACGATTTAAAACGAAAATTTGTAGCATGACGACGAAAAGAACATGTTAAATTTACCTTATTTACTAAAATTAATTTAATTACTTATATTGGTTTATCAATTATTGGTGTTTTTAGTGTTTGACTAATTGAATTTACGAATATTAATATAATTCACCCTGAAACTGGTCAGCATATGGAAAGTATTTTACGAAATTCAAAATCAAATTGAAATGGTTTTATGAATATTTTCTTTAATACAATGTCAACCAGAAATGCAGGTTATTCAACAGTTGAAATGAGTAACTTTTTACCAGGATCACGAATAGTGATGTCAATTATGATGTTTATTGGTTCAGCGCCTTCTTCTACTGCGGGGGGAATTCGAACAACAACCTTAGCTGTTATTATCATTACAATTTGGTCTATTATTCGGAATAATAATAGTGTTAATGCTTTTAAACGGAAAATTCCAAATGAAACAGTAAAACGAGCTTTAGGAGTTACTGTTATTTCGGGAGGTTTAATTGCAATTGCTATTATTTGTATTAGTGTTGAAAATCCTCATCTTGATGTTTTAAATACTTTTTTTACAATTTGTAGTGCATTTGGGACAACAGGATTAAGTACTTTAAATTTTACCGAACTATATAACATTGGTATTTTAAGTACTTTA
- a CDS encoding IS3 family transposase, whose protein sequence is MKFARSTYYYQLKANNPKNTQNIDNAVISIFLKSRKNYGTRKIKVILAQKNIMLSRVKISNIMKKYNLISNYTKIKYKH, encoded by the coding sequence TTGAAATTTGCTAGATCAACATATTACTATCAATTAAAAGCAAATAATCCCAAGAATACTCAAAACATTGATAATGCTGTTATCAGTATTTTTCTAAAAAGTCGTAAAAATTATGGAACACGCAAAATTAAAGTTATATTAGCTCAGAAAAATATCATGTTATCTCGTGTAAAAATCAGCAACATAATGAAAAAATATAACTTAATTTCAAATTATACAAAAATCAAATACAAACATTAA
- a CDS encoding TrkA family potassium uptake protein — translation MARRKSFAIIGLNNFGRSIIETLIVRKQHIMVFDIDQTKVNNMIASYEQVDGVALDATVKTNLIEQGLDEYDTVIITIASNIEASILTIIGLQDLGITNIIAKVKDIRHARILKALGINNIIQPDTMAGSITATKAMFDIEIEMQTVDENYASLIIQVTDPNIEGQTLSELRFINNKDYNIVYVKRKGRVILPGDVETIKLDDELLFIAKISAINDLTIKLQKIDQEYEKDGNRVHPF, via the coding sequence ATGGCAAGAAGAAAAAGTTTTGCAATTATTGGACTAAATAATTTTGGACGTTCAATAATTGAAACACTAATTGTGCGAAAACAACATATTATGGTCTTTGATATTGACCAAACTAAGGTTAATAATATGATTGCTAGTTATGAACAAGTTGATGGCGTAGCATTAGATGCAACAGTTAAAACAAATCTAATTGAGCAAGGACTAGACGAATACGATACTGTCATTATCACAATCGCAAGTAATATTGAAGCTAGTATTTTAACAATTATTGGATTACAAGACCTTGGGATTACTAATATTATTGCAAAAGTAAAAGATATTCGTCATGCACGAATTCTAAAAGCATTAGGAATTAACAATATTATCCAACCCGATACAATGGCCGGAAGTATTACTGCAACTAAAGCAATGTTTGATATTGAAATTGAAATGCAAACTGTTGATGAAAATTATGCATCATTAATTATTCAAGTGACTGATCCAAATATTGAAGGACAAACATTATCAGAATTACGTTTTATTAATAATAAAGATTATAATATTGTTTATGTTAAACGTAAAGGCCGTGTTATTTTACCCGGAGATGTTGAAACAATTAAATTAGATGATGAATTATTATTTATTGCTAAAATTAGTGCAATTAATGATTTAACAATTAAATTACAAAAAATTGATCAAGAATATGAAAAAGATGGTAATAGAGTGCACCCATTTTAG
- a CDS encoding IS3 family transposase → MLNQDFDSYKLHEVVVSDLTYVFISNKWYYVCFLVDLFNREIIGYDVSLHKNAKLVESSFNKLQFSLSNIKIFHTDQGSEFNNNLIYNLLVKNGIQKSYSKPGCPYDNTVAESTYKIFKTEFIKNNKFKNVEQFKLELFDYINWYNNIRIHSKLNYLTPLQYRNYYST, encoded by the coding sequence TTGTTAAATCAAGATTTTGATAGTTATAAACTACATGAAGTTGTTGTCAGTGATTTAACCTATGTTTTTATTAGTAACAAATGATATTATGTCTGTTTCTTAGTTGATTTATTTAATCGAGAAATTATTGGTTATGATGTTAGTTTACACAAAAATGCCAAATTAGTTGAAAGCAGCTTTAATAAACTTCAATTTTCATTAAGCAATATTAAAATATTTCACACTGATCAAGGCAGTGAATTCAATAATAATCTTATTTATAACCTGTTAGTTAAAAATGGGATTCAAAAATCTTACAGTAAACCAGGTTGTCCTTATGACAATACTGTTGCGGAATCAACATACAAAATTTTTAAAACTGAATTTATTAAAAATAATAAATTTAAAAACGTTGAGCAGTTTAAATTAGAATTATTTGATTACATTAATTGGTACAATAATATTCGAATTCATAGCAAACTAAATTATTTAACACCATTGCAATACAGAAATTATTATTCTACATAA
- a CDS encoding IS3 family transposase (programmed frameshift), with the protein MLYKNGKSVINLGQEYNLPKPTIYSWVKNYNNSGSFKAKDNRTLEENEIITLRKELKDLKMENDIFKASRTDNGQKITIINNNKTKYSVIKICKILGLSKSTYYYQTNKCINKQVNNYEQEIISAFNKSRKIYGARKIKVILNRKDIILSRRKIRLFMIKNNLVSKYTKLKYHNHKTTVNNDQINNILNRQFNNKKPNEVIVSDLTYVQVGAKWHYICLLIDLFNREIIGYSAGPNKTAELVQQAFHKITRPLNQITLFHTDRGNEFKNKIIDEILITFNIKRSLSNKGCPYDNAVAETTYKIFKTEFIKGKKFKNLTQLKYELFDFVHWYNNIRIHGSLNYLSPVTFIKQMSI; encoded by the exons ATGCTATATAAAAATGGTAAAAGTGTTATTAATCTAGGGCAAGAATATAATTTACCAAAACCAACTATTTATAGTTGAGTTAAAAATTATAATAATTCTGGTTCATTTAAAGCAAAAGACAATCGCACACTAGAAGAAAATGAAATAATAACTTTACGAAAAGAACTTAAAGACTTGAAAATGGAAAATGACATTT TTAAAGCAAGCCGCACTGATAATGGCCAAAAAATAACAATAATTAATAACAACAAAACAAAATATTCAGTAATAAAAATATGTAAGATTTTGGGTTTATCAAAATCAACGTATTATTATCAAACTAATAAATGTATTAACAAGCAAGTTAATAATTATGAACAAGAAATTATCAGTGCCTTTAATAAAAGTCGCAAAATTTATGGAGCTCGCAAAATTAAAGTTATTTTAAACAGAAAAGATATCATCTTATCGCGGCGAAAAATCAGATTATTTATGATCAAAAATAATTTGGTTTCTAAATACACCAAATTAAAATATCATAATCATAAAACAACAGTCAATAATGACCAAATTAATAATATTTTAAATCGTCAATTTAACAACAAAAAACCTAATGAAGTTATTGTTAGTGATTTAACATATGTTCAAGTTGGCGCTAAATGACATTATATTTGTTTATTAATTGACTTGTTTAATCGTGAAATAATTGGTTATAGTGCTGGGCCGAATAAAACAGCCGAACTGGTTCAACAAGCTTTTCATAAAATAACACGACCATTAAATCAAATAACTCTATTTCATACTGATCGTGGTAATGAGTTTAAAAATAAAATCATTGATGAAATTTTAATAACTTTTAATATTAAAAGATCATTAAGCAATAAAGGCTGCCCTTATGATAATGCTGTGGCTGAAACAACTTACAAAATTTTTAAAACTGAATTTATTAAGGGTAAAAAATTTAAAAATTTAACACAATTAAAATACGAACTTTTTGATTTTGTGCATTGATATAACAATATTAGAATTCATGGCAGTTTAAATTATTTATCTCCAGTTACTTTTATAAAACAAATGTCTATATAA
- a CDS encoding amidase family protein, whose protein sequence is MAAYSIKELHHLLVTKKITPSQIVKDAFTNLGKYQVLNATVTELKAEATALAAKLDHLVVPKNNYLFALPYFAKDNFAKKGIKTTASSKILENFIPNYESTVTNILKENNSILLGKAALDELGMGGHGLYALTGDVLNPWDLSRITGGSSSGSAALVAAGVVPFALGTDTGDSVRKPAGYCGIVGFKPTYGLISRYGVFPYAPSLDTVGYFTRTVEDGAIVFDYLAQEDHKDATSLKSKEQGYFKNLSSEKIKKQKFAYLKNAHAILPDEIRIHFDHLYDELISRGISVTAIDFSEDLLKALMPVYMVISFAEAVSSHSMLDGINYGTRVDGDTYQEVMMNSRTNGFGHVVKRRYVIGSYTLTKNNQTLLFLKAKRVRRLIVNALTTVFEKYDFLLLPAASTIAPKITTIKCQILTEAELENYVDDLLVLGNLMGNPSLTVPLAFVDKMPIGINVNAAPFADQKVFNAGLLIEEIVGIKNKVAPERGNNHD, encoded by the coding sequence ATGGCAGCTTATTCAATCAAAGAATTACATCATCTTTTAGTTACTAAAAAAATTACTCCATCGCAAATAGTTAAGGATGCTTTTACTAATTTAGGCAAATATCAGGTTTTAAATGCAACAGTGACAGAATTAAAAGCAGAAGCCACAGCTTTGGCAGCTAAATTAGACCACCTTGTTGTTCCTAAAAATAATTATTTATTTGCTTTACCATATTTTGCAAAAGATAATTTTGCAAAAAAAGGAATTAAGACAACGGCGAGTTCAAAAATTTTAGAAAATTTTATTCCAAATTATGAATCAACAGTAACTAATATTTTGAAAGAAAACAATAGTATTTTATTAGGAAAAGCAGCTTTGGATGAGTTAGGAATGGGTGGGCATGGTTTATATGCCTTAACAGGAGATGTTTTAAACCCTTGAGATTTAAGCCGGATTACTGGTGGTTCATCATCTGGTTCAGCAGCTTTAGTTGCAGCTGGTGTTGTTCCATTTGCATTAGGAACAGATACAGGTGATTCAGTACGAAAACCAGCTGGTTATTGTGGTATTGTTGGTTTTAAACCAACTTATGGTTTAATTTCACGGTATGGTGTTTTTCCTTATGCACCATCATTAGATACGGTTGGATATTTTACTCGAACTGTTGAAGACGGTGCAATTGTTTTTGATTACTTAGCACAAGAAGATCACAAGGATGCAACCTCATTAAAGAGTAAGGAACAAGGTTATTTTAAAAATTTATCATCAGAAAAAATAAAAAAACAAAAATTTGCTTATTTAAAAAATGCGCATGCGATTCTTCCGGATGAAATTAGAATTCATTTTGATCATTTATATGATGAATTAATATCCCGCGGAATTAGTGTTACAGCAATTGATTTTTCAGAAGATTTACTAAAAGCATTAATGCCAGTTTATATGGTGATTTCTTTTGCTGAAGCAGTAAGTAGTCATTCAATGCTGGATGGAATTAATTATGGGACACGAGTTGATGGGGACACTTATCAGGAAGTAATGATGAATTCACGAACTAATGGTTTTGGCCATGTTGTTAAACGTCGTTATGTTATTGGTTCGTACACTTTAACAAAAAATAACCAAACATTATTATTTTTAAAAGCGAAACGAGTACGCCGTTTAATTGTCAATGCTTTGACTACTGTTTTTGAAAAATATGACTTTTTATTATTGCCAGCTGCATCAACGATTGCCCCAAAAATTACTACTATTAAGTGTCAAATTTTAACAGAGGCAGAACTAGAAAATTATGTTGATGATTTATTAGTATTAGGTAATTTAATGGGTAATCCATCATTAACTGTTCCACTTGCTTTTGTTGATAAAATGCCAATTGGAATAAATGTTAATGCTGCTCCTTTTGCTGACCAAAAGGTCTTTAATGCTGGTTTATTAATTGAAGAGATTGTTGGAATTAAAAATAAAGTGGCACCAGAAAGGGGGAACAATCATGATTAA
- the gatB gene encoding Asp-tRNA(Asn)/Glu-tRNA(Gln) amidotransferase subunit GatB, translating into MINFEVVIGIENHVELKTKTKMFSSGAVSYGTKPNSMVNPMDAGYLGIMPTVNKKGVELALIACQALNLTIDPIVQFDRKNYYYPDLAKGFQITQQYYPIGQNGYLTIIDENNKPFKVEIERLHIEEDTAKQLHEEDRTLLDYNRAGIGLIEIVTRPVLRSAFQVRQYLETLREILVYTKVSDAKMNEGSLRCDVNISLRPIGVKTFGDKVELKNLNSIANVEKAIEYEIKRQSELLLMGKIIEQETRRFDEKTKTTVLMRHKTDAIDYKYFSEPNIFPIKLDPNWMAKVLKNMPELPAVKRKRYLSKLNLKPADIEIILQDYALMNFFEAAIKLSPHYEMIAHYLIGDISAYLNQKGLTISETALTPQNLVEMIMLINQNVISNKQAKTLLQRILNEDCAPTKIVAELGLKQISDPVEIKKIIEPVFNANIAMLEQYEQRPERVIKFFMGELMKLTKGQVAPEIGQQVVIELITAKQGRKKMVFKDCTPKSK; encoded by the coding sequence ATGATTAATTTTGAGGTAGTAATTGGAATTGAAAATCATGTTGAATTAAAAACAAAGACAAAAATGTTTTCTTCTGGCGCAGTGAGTTATGGGACTAAACCCAATAGTATGGTTAATCCAATGGATGCTGGTTATCTGGGAATAATGCCAACAGTTAATAAAAAGGGGGTTGAGTTAGCATTAATTGCTTGCCAAGCACTTAATTTGACAATTGATCCAATTGTTCAATTTGATCGTAAAAATTATTATTACCCTGATTTAGCGAAAGGTTTTCAAATTACGCAGCAATATTATCCAATTGGTCAAAATGGATATTTAACTATTATTGATGAGAATAATAAACCTTTTAAAGTAGAAATTGAACGTCTGCATATTGAAGAAGATACTGCTAAACAGTTGCATGAAGAAGACCGAACGTTATTAGATTATAATCGTGCTGGAATTGGTTTAATTGAAATTGTAACTCGCCCCGTATTACGGTCAGCGTTTCAAGTTCGTCAATATTTAGAAACTTTACGTGAGATTTTAGTTTATACCAAAGTTAGTGATGCTAAAATGAATGAGGGATCATTACGATGCGATGTTAACATTTCGTTACGTCCAATTGGTGTGAAAACATTTGGTGATAAGGTTGAATTAAAAAATCTTAATTCAATTGCAAATGTTGAAAAGGCAATTGAATATGAAATTAAAAGACAAAGTGAGCTTTTATTAATGGGAAAAATAATTGAACAAGAAACACGACGATTTGATGAAAAAACAAAAACAACGGTTTTAATGCGTCATAAAACTGATGCTATTGATTATAAATATTTTTCTGAACCAAATATTTTTCCAATTAAATTGGATCCAAATTGAATGGCAAAAGTTCTTAAAAATATGCCAGAATTACCAGCTGTCAAACGCAAACGTTATTTATCAAAATTAAATTTAAAACCAGCTGATATTGAAATTATTTTACAAGATTATGCCTTAATGAATTTTTTTGAAGCAGCAATTAAGTTATCACCACATTATGAAATGATTGCTCATTATTTAATTGGTGATATTAGTGCTTATTTAAACCAAAAGGGATTAACAATAAGTGAAACAGCATTAACACCACAAAATTTAGTTGAAATGATTATGTTAATTAATCAAAATGTAATTTCAAATAAACAAGCTAAAACATTGTTACAACGAATTTTAAATGAAGATTGTGCTCCAACTAAAATTGTTGCTGAATTAGGATTAAAACAAATTAGTGACCCAGTTGAAATTAAAAAAATTATTGAACCAGTTTTTAATGCTAATATAGCAATGCTAGAACAATATGAACAACGACCAGAACGAGTAATTAAGTTTTTTATGGGTGAATTAATGAAATTAACAAAAGGACAAGTTGCCCCAGAAATTGGCCAACAAGTAGTTATTGAATTAATTACAGCGAAACAAGGGAGAAAAAAGATGGTTTTTAAAGACTGCACCCCAAAAAGTAAGTAA